The following is a genomic window from Deltaproteobacteria bacterium.
TCATAAGAGGCCCGGGCCCCTTCTATATCGCCCATGGGCATCAGTTCCGACGGGTTGGGGAAAGGACCGTCCGGCTGCGTGTAGGTGCCGAGATTGGGCATGGCCCCGTAGAAAAGCGGTATGTGCGTCGACAGCAGGGCCTGTTCCAGGATGGGCTGCTCCATGGTCACGATCGGCTTGATGGGTTTGAAACTGTAGTCCACATGACACAGTTCCATGGTGTCGGCCCCCATGATTTTTTCGTAGATCTGCAGCGCCTGGATACGGTCGACATTGACGCCCACACGCCTGATTTTCAGCGTCCCGGCGTCGTAAGTGAGGACCACCTCATTGCCCGGTTCCACGCTCACGAAACTGTAAGGCAGGCTGAAAATCTCGAAAAGGTGATCGATCTCCTCCTTGGAAAGGGTTGGGATGTTGCCCCTTTCGGCAGCGTCCTGAGAACCCGCTTCGAGATCGCCCATGAGCTCGCCGGCGCTCATGGTCAGGGGCGTACCGTCTCCGTAACGGGTCATAATTTTTTTCATACCCCCTCCTCCTATTCTTGCGTTTATTGGGTTTGTTGCGTTTGTTGGGTTCATTGGTTTGTTGGGTTTGTTAAGCTACCCGCTAATCCAACGATGCCAGCTAACCCATGGGTCCCGCTGATAAAGGGAAATCTTAAATCCCAATATCGATATTATAGAAAATTTCGAATATCTTTTTATTTTTAAAGGTTATATCATATACCTTGATGTTTTGCTATAAGTCTAGCTTATTGGCCCGGTAGGCCGTCAGGTACTGCATGCAGAAATCATCCCTGCCGGCCAGGGCATTGGCGGCCACGATGTTGCCCATCATCTTCTTGTCCAAAGGATTGATGATCGCCCCGTCGAGCCCTTTGGCGATGGCCATGCTCATGAAGGTTTGGTTCAAAAAGGGCCGGTTGGGCAGTCCGAAAGATATGTTTGACAGGCCGCAAACCGTGTGGATGCCCTTGAAGGTCTCCACGATCTTTTCGATGGCATTCATGAATTCCACGCCGAAGCGGTTGTTGGTGGACACCGGTTGCACCAGGGGGTCCACGTATATGTTCTCGACCGGCACGTTGTTCTGCAGCAGGCCGTTTACCAGTTTGTCGGCAATGGCCATGCGGTCGTCGGTGGTTTCCGGCATGCCGTCGTCACTCATGCACAGGGCCACCACCTTGAGGTCGGTACCGGCGACGATGGGCAACAGGGCGTCGTAACGGTCCTTCTCGAGAGATATGGAATTGATCATGGCAACTCCCTTGTGCGCGGCCAGTGCGGTTTCTATCGCCTTGGGATCCGGGCTGTCGATGCAGCACGGCCCGTCCACGACTTCCTGCACCGTCGAGACCAGCCATTTCAGATATTCGGGCTCCTGCCCCACGAACACACCGGCGTTGACATCGATGTAGTCGGCACCGGCCTCATGCTGGTCAATGGCGATTTTTTGAATGCCGGCGGCATCATGAGCCTCGATAGCCGCTTTGATTGCCTTTCTGCTTGCATTGATGAGCTCCCCCACGATTAACATGTCTCTCTCCTTTGTCGTATCGATCCGTGATGAATTACTTGGAAATAAATTCCAAGTCCCGAATCTCAAATTTCAGATTTCAAATCTCAAATCCCAAACGCTAAACACCAAACACCAGACACTAAAAACCAAACACGAAACACGAAATACGAAACACCAATCTCACTTCATGACCCCCAGTTCGGCCTCGGTTTCCTCGACGATGGACCGTATGGTTTCCTGAACGCCGTCCGGCAAGGGGTCGGGCTCGTGATTTTCAAGGATGAATTTAGCCTCAGCCAGTGACCGTTGGTAGATGTCGGTGCTGCCGGCGGCGACCCAGTCCTCGCGCATGGTGCGATCGATCATCTTGGGCTGGGACTGGCTGCGCATGTGACGATAGGTGCTTTCGTGGCTGAGAAAATCTTTTCCCACCCCGATTTCCCTGATCACATCAACCGCCAGGGTTTCATCATTCACCGGAACCCCCTGCACCGCATGCTTGATCATGCGGGCAAACTCGTTGTCCATGACAAGCTGTCCGAAATCGATGGTCATGCCCATTTCGATCATCCCCAGGCCATAGATCAGGTTGGCACCTGCCAACGCCGGCAAAAGGCCCGTGAGTGTGGTTTCGTGACCGGCTTGGGCATCACATACCTTGCTGTCGCCCTACCCGCCGGCAACCCAGCTTGGCAGCAGGTAGTAGGTGGCCATCTGAGCCACGGCGGCGTTGATGACCGCGCACTCCGGGCTTCCCACGGTGGCGGCCGCCAACCGCAGGTCCATGGCGGTGGTGGAGCTGCCGTAAATCACCTTGGCGCCTTTGCTGGTCAGCTGGCTCAACACGACGCCCCCCAACACCTCGGCATTGTGGTCCACCAGCGTTCCGGCCAGGGTCACCGGTGAAGACCCTCCGGCCATGGCCATGGAAAGAACGTTGACCGCCATGCCCGAACGGGCGCCCTCCATGATGATCTCACACGTCTCCGGGACCAGCTTCAGCGGACTCACCGGGCAGGTAATAAAAGAAACGATCGGTCTTTCGAGCAGGTTGTCCATGCCGCCGGCGATAGCCGCCGCCATGTCGGTTATTTTACGCATGAGATAGGCGTTTCCGGGCCCCATGAATCCATGCTTGGAGGTGTTGGGCAACCAGGCCTCGGCGTTGTGCAACTGTACGGTTTCCATGGGGACATCCGAGGCGCCTACGGCACGTTCGTACACATCCACGTCGCTCAGGTAGTCGCATATTTTGGCTGAATTGGCCACGTCCGCCTTGGTTGTCTCGCGGTGCTCCCCGGTGTAGGGATCGATAATGAACACCCCCTCGCCGAAGTTCGTGAATCCGACCCGGTTGCCTTCCATGATGAAATCGTTCTTGGGGTTGCGTCCGGCGAGAAACAGTTTCGAGGGCGCGGATCGGATGGCATCTTCCACGATGAAGGGCGGGATCTTCACGATTCTCTTTTGTTTGTCCACCCTGGCGCCGGATCCGTGGAAAATCTCCAGGGCCTCGTCGTTGTCGATCAGAAGTCCGGTTTGTTCCAGCACTTCAAGGGTGGCAAAATGAATGTCGTCCAATTCCTCCCGGGTAAAAACATTGAGGCTCAGTCCACCGCTTTGCCTTTTCCCGGCGTGCAGATTTCTTCTCACTGGTTCACCTCCATTTCTGCGATGATGGATTTCATCCTTGCAGCCGCCCCGTCGGGCAGCGGCAAGGGTCGATGGGTTTCCAGGATCTCTCTTGCCTTTTCATAGGCCCTTTCCGTCACGCTGCGGCCGCCGGCGTTCTCCTCCCAGGCGTCACGGCTGGAGCGGTCGAACAGGCCGCCTGCGGACATACCGCGCATGTGCCGCATGGTATGCGCATGTGTCAAAAACTCGCCGGCCGGGCCGACGTCTGTGATCACATCCAGGGCCAGCGCTTCCGGGGAGACGTCCAGGCCTCTCGCCGCCAGGTCGAGCTTTTTGATGTACTCCGCATCCATGACAAGCTTCGCATAGTCGAAGGTCAGCCCATACTCGATGCCTCCACAGCTGAAAAGAATGTTGGCTCCGGACAGTCTTGCCAGGGAGGTGTTGAGGACAAATTCATAGGCGGCTTGGGCATCGGGGATTTTGCTGCCCGTAATACCGGCGCCGCACCAGCTGGGAACGTCGTAGTACTGCGCCAGCCTTGCCGTGGCAGCGGTCAGCAGGCCGTTTTCCGGGGCGCCCATGGCGGGATTTCCGGTTTTCAAATCCATGATGGTGGCACAGCTGCCGTATATGAAGGGCGTGTGTTTCCGGACGAGTTGGGCAAGCGTCAGCGCACTTAAGAGCTCCGCGTTCTGTACGGCCAGGGTTCCCGCCAGGGTGGTCGGAGCCGTGATGCCGCTCAGCGGCATGGTTACACAACAGAGCCCGACCCCGCAGCGGGCCGCCTCGATGATGACCTCACAACACTGCTTCACCAGGGTCAGCGGGCTGGTGGGGCAGACCACGCACGTAACGCAGGGGCGTTTTTGGAAGGCGGCCATGCCACCGGAGCAGGCCGCTGCCATTTCTACGATTTTTCTGGTGTTTTCTGCACTGAAAAAGCCGTGCAGGACATGCTTTCCCGTATTGGTGACCATGGCTTCATAGTTGTGCAGCGACTGGGTGTGGGCGGGTTTTTCATGCGACCCCATGCATTTTTCTACGATGGCGATCTCATCCAGGGCATCGGCCACCCGGGTGGCCTGCCCGAGATCCTTTTTTGTGCAGGCCCTGAGCGTCAGTGTATAAGGGTCGATAATCCTGACGTTCTCTCCGAAGAGGGTGAAACACGAAAACCCCTTCTCCAGGACGACGTCATGCCCGGGGTCTCTGCCGTACAGGGTGATCTTTCCCGGTGCCAGGCGTACGCACTCCTCCATAAGATGCGCCGGGATCTTCACCCTGAATCCATCGCCGTCCTTTTCCGTATGGGCACCGTACCCCTGATAGATCTCGGCCGCCTCTTGCGACGCCACCCTGACGCCGGTTTTCTCCAGAATCGCTACGGTGGCCTCGTGAATCAGATCGATATCCGCGTCCGCAAACCCGCTTAAACTTAAATTGGCCATGGCGCCCCTTTCGCCGTTCCAACGGTGTATATCATCGCATGAGACATGTAATTTCGATAATTTTTCTGCAAAAGTCGAGCCACAGCCGCCTGCATATTTTTTTTGTATGATTTCAATTGGATATGTCATCCATTCATGCAAGGGCGCCTCGCTTCGATTCAAAAGTGGATCACATCCGGCGCACAGGAACCGGCCGGTCGGCACGATGTTGATACCGGTCCGCTTGCTATAGTGTTTA
Proteins encoded in this region:
- a CDS encoding methyltetrahydrofolate cobalamin methyltransferase, with translation MLIVGELINASRKAIKAAIEAHDAAGIQKIAIDQHEAGADYIDVNAGVFVGQEPEYLKWLVSTVQEVVDGPCCIDSPDPKAIETALAAHKGVAMINSISLEKDRYDALLPIVAGTDLKVVALCMSDDGMPETTDDRMAIADKLVNGLLQNNVPVENIYVDPLVQPVSTNNRFGVEFMNAIEKIVETFKGIHTVCGLSNISFGLPNRPFLNQTFMSMAIAKGLDGAIINPLDKKMMGNIVAANALAGRDDFCMQYLTAYRANKLDL
- a CDS encoding trimethylamine methyltransferase family protein, with translation MANLSLSGFADADIDLIHEATVAILEKTGVRVASQEAAEIYQGYGAHTEKDGDGFRVKIPAHLMEECVRLAPGKITLYGRDPGHDVVLEKGFSCFTLFGENVRIIDPYTLTLRACTKKDLGQATRVADALDEIAIVEKCMGSHEKPAHTQSLHNYEAMVTNTGKHVLHGFFSAENTRKIVEMAAACSGGMAAFQKRPCVTCVVCPTSPLTLVKQCCEVIIEAARCGVGLCCVTMPLSGITAPTTLAGTLAVQNAELLSALTLAQLVRKHTPFIYGSCATIMDLKTGNPAMGAPENGLLTAATARLAQYYDVPSWCGAGITGSKIPDAQAAYEFVLNTSLARLSGANILFSCGGIEYGLTFDYAKLVMDAEYIKKLDLAARGLDVSPEALALDVITDVGPAGEFLTHAHTMRHMRGMSAGGLFDRSSRDAWEENAGGRSVTERAYEKAREILETHRPLPLPDGAAARMKSIIAEMEVNQ